In one Populus nigra chromosome 12, ddPopNigr1.1, whole genome shotgun sequence genomic region, the following are encoded:
- the LOC133669013 gene encoding uncharacterized protein LOC133669013 — protein MATTEDFTFPIFTDPFSCSIDSPPLWCLSPAASPDHPYHEETSKESSTEGEESDQEEESYKDCFPTEPINHLTPRKSFSSVEELGKLVRRNGNGNDKEEKMDMLWEDFNTEERLPRSHSSSRLDSETVSVGCVEALRMSKPNNGATAIFSPRKPGLVVVMKVLKRFFLLHNSHRSVNKHHSSYRQSVKGHGSHKSVKTGSW, from the coding sequence ATGGCTACCACTGAGGACTTCACCTTCCCCATCTTCACAGACCCTTTCTCATGCAGCATCGATTCCCCACCTCTATGGTGCTTGTCTCCCGCAGCCTCTCCTGATCATCCTTACCATGaagaaacatcaaaagaaagCAGCACAGAGGGAGAGGAGAGTGATCAAGAAGAAGAATCCTATAAAGATTGTTTTCCTACCGAACCCATCAATCACTTAACTCCAAGGAAGAGCTTTTCAAGCGTAGAGGAGCTGGGCAAGCTGGTGAGAAGAAATGGTAATGGAAATGATAAGGAGGAGAAGATGGACATGTTATGGGAGGATTTCAATACTGAAGAGAGATTGCCTAGAAGTCACAGTAGTTCAAGATTGGATTCTGAAACGGTTAGCGTGGGCTGTGTTGAAGCTTTAAGAATGTCCAAACCTAATAACGGCGCCACCGCCATCTTTTCTCCAAGGAAACCAGGCTTGGTGGTGGTCATGAAAGTGTTGAAGAGGTTTTTCTTGCTTCACAATTCTCATAGGTCAGTTAATAAGCATCACAGCTCTTATAGGCAGTCAGTTAAGGGTCACGGATCACATAAGTCTGTAAAAACTGGTTCATGGTGA
- the LOC133669345 gene encoding probable magnesium transporter NIPA4 isoform X2: protein MITMIVGEIANFAAYAFAPAILVTPLGALSIIISAVLAHVMLQEKLHIFGVLGCVLCVVGSTSIVLHAPQEREIESVKEVWDLATEPAFLLYAAIVITAVIVIIIRVIPRYGQTHVMVYISVCSLMGSLSVMSVKALGIALKLTFSGMNQLLYPQTWTFTLVVLACVITQINYLNKALDTFNTVVVSPIYYVMFTTLTILASVIMFKDWDGQNASQIVTEICGFVTILSGTFLLHKTKDMVEGSSQSLSLRLPKHEEEDGVLDHEGIPLRRLDSLRPK, encoded by the exons ATGATAACAA TGATTGTTGGGGAAATCGCTAATTTTGCAGCCTATGCATTTGCACCAGCTATTCTAGTCACTCCTCTTGGCGCACTCAGTATCATTATCAG TGCTGTTCTTGCACATGTTATGTTACAGGAAAAGTTACACATTTTTGGGGTTCTCGGTTGTGTTCTTTGTGTCGTGGGTTCAACATCAATTGTTCTTCATGCACCTCAAGAACGTGAGATTGAGTCTGTGAAGGAAGTGTGGGACCTTGCAACAGAGCCAG CTTTTCTCTTGTATGCTGCTATTGTCATAACAGCAGTTATAGTAATTATCATCCGTGTTATACCCCGCTATGGGCAGACTCATGTTATGGTCTATATTTCAGTTTGTTCGCTTATGGGCTCACTATCG GTCATGAGTGTCAAAGCACTTGGAATTGCTTTGAAGCTGACGTTCTCAGGAATGAATCAGTTACTATACCCCCAAACGTGGACATTTACCTTGGTTGTCCTTGCCTGTGTAATCACTCAAATCAATTACTTAAACAAG GCTCTTGATACATTCAACACAGTGGTTGTATCTCCCATATACTATGTGATGTTTACTACATTAACAATTTTGGCCAGTGTAATCATGTTTAAG GATTGGGATGGACAGAACGCATCTCAAATTGTTACAGAAATTTGCGGATTTGTGACAATCCTTTCTGGgacttttcttcttcataaaacGAAGGACATGGTTGAAG GCTCATCACAATCTCTATCATTGCGCCTTCCTAagcatgaagaagaagatggtgtCCTTGATCACGAAGGAATCCCTCTTCGACGACTAGACTCTCTGAGACCAAAATAG